From one Candidatus Neomarinimicrobiota bacterium genomic stretch:
- a CDS encoding DNA-binding protein — protein MTVFKIIEMLERIESKVDGRDRWLSTSEACTYAGVSGKTLRRNVIKGVLKCSTAVGKNLYLKSDLKKWLRQR, from the coding sequence ATGACAGTATTCAAAATCATAGAAATGTTAGAGCGGATTGAATCCAAAGTTGATGGAAGAGACAGATGGCTCAGCACATCAGAGGCGTGCACATATGCGGGAGTCTCGGGAAAAACTTTGCGGAGAAATGTGATAAAAGGCGTTCTGAAATGTTCAACCGCCGTAGGAAAAAATCTGTACCTCAAAAGCGATTTGAAAAAATGGCTTCGGCAGAGGTAG